The Cyclobacteriaceae bacterium genome includes a region encoding these proteins:
- a CDS encoding cysteine desulfurase — translation MRAYLDNAATTPLDPEVFEAMKPFMLEDFGNPSSIHSHGRKVRAGIESSRKKIAELLNCTPGEIIFTSGGTEADNTLIISGIQTYGIKHAISTPIEHHAVSHTLDILEKQNIIKLHHVELDSKGHVNMADLEKLLIQYPNALVSLMHANNEIGNLLDLQRVGELCGHHKAFFHSDTVQTMGHYRHNMKELHVCGLTAGAHKFHGPKGVGFMYIRKDRKIGQFIHGGAQERNMRGGTENVYGIIGLSKALEISYRDMDEHTIHVKALKSRMIEKLRENIPGVLFNGDSASPDKSLYTVLNVSLPESEENDMLLFNLDLAGISASGGSACSSGASTGSHVLGALYPESKRGAVRFSFSKYNTNQDIDFAVEKLSELVKVSV, via the coding sequence ATGAGAGCTTACCTTGACAACGCTGCCACTACCCCCCTCGATCCTGAGGTGTTCGAGGCTATGAAGCCTTTTATGCTGGAGGATTTCGGAAATCCTTCTTCCATTCATTCACACGGAAGAAAGGTCAGGGCAGGAATCGAGTCGTCCAGAAAGAAGATTGCAGAGCTTTTAAATTGCACACCAGGGGAGATCATTTTCACATCGGGTGGTACAGAAGCTGATAATACTCTAATCATCAGCGGGATTCAGACGTACGGTATTAAACATGCTATCTCCACTCCCATCGAGCACCATGCTGTTTCTCACACATTGGATATCCTGGAGAAGCAAAACATTATAAAATTGCATCACGTAGAGCTTGACAGCAAAGGTCATGTGAACATGGCTGATCTAGAAAAGCTCTTGATACAATATCCCAATGCACTCGTATCATTGATGCATGCTAACAATGAAATCGGGAATCTACTGGATCTGCAAAGAGTCGGAGAACTTTGTGGGCATCACAAGGCTTTCTTTCATTCCGACACGGTACAGACCATGGGACATTATCGCCACAATATGAAAGAACTTCATGTGTGTGGATTGACTGCTGGTGCTCATAAGTTTCATGGACCTAAAGGAGTTGGCTTCATGTATATTCGCAAAGACAGGAAGATCGGACAATTCATACACGGTGGTGCTCAGGAGAGAAACATGAGAGGTGGTACTGAAAATGTTTACGGTATCATCGGCTTATCTAAAGCTTTGGAAATATCCTATCGTGATATGGATGAGCACACCATTCATGTGAAAGCATTGAAATCAAGAATGATTGAAAAACTCCGCGAGAATATTCCTGGCGTTTTATTTAATGGCGATTCAGCAAGCCCTGATAAAAGTCTCTATACAGTATTGAATGTTAGTCTTCCTGAGTCGGAAGAGAACGACATGCTGCTTTTTAATCTTGACCTGGCGGGTATTTCAGCATCGGGTGGCAGTGCCTGCAGTAGCGGAGCATCTACTGGATCGCATGTACTTGGCGCATTGTATCCTGAATCAAAACGTGGAGCAGTAAGATTCTCATTCAGTAAGTATAATACCAATCAGGATATTGACTTCGCGGTGGAAAAATTAAGCGAACTGGTTAAGGTCAGCGTTTAA
- the glmM gene encoding phosphoglucosamine mutase: MTLIKSISGIRGTIGGTPGDALTPVDIVKFSAAFGTWIQSRKGKKIIIGRDARISGEMVSNLVCSTLQGLGIDVIDLGLSTTPTVEMAVPLEKAGGGIILTASHNPIQWNALKLLNEKGEFISAADGAEILRLAHEEKFNFAEVLKLGSCTKNDTYIDKHIALVKKYPLVDVNAIRKANFKIAVDAVNSTGGTVIPKLLEALGVKRIKKLYCDPTGNFPHNPEPLPEHLTEISKLVKKEKCDLGIVVDPDVDRLAFIQENGKAFGEEYTLVAVADYILSKKKGNTVSNLSSTRALRDVTEKAKGRYTAAAVGEVNVVNAMKETKSVIGGEGNGGIIVPDFHYGRDALIGIALFLSHLAKKKLKASALRASYPAYFISKNKIELTPAIDVDQVLKDIQKKYQHEKINTIDGVKIDFENEKEWVHLRKSNTEPIIRIYAESQDSSKADALANKIIGDIKAIIKS; this comes from the coding sequence GTGACATTAATCAAATCTATTTCAGGCATTCGTGGTACCATCGGGGGTACACCTGGCGATGCACTCACTCCTGTTGATATCGTAAAATTTTCCGCTGCCTTTGGTACCTGGATACAGTCCCGTAAAGGAAAAAAAATCATCATTGGCAGAGATGCAAGAATTTCTGGTGAGATGGTTAGTAATCTGGTTTGCTCAACACTTCAGGGACTTGGTATTGATGTCATTGATCTTGGACTTTCTACCACTCCTACTGTTGAGATGGCAGTTCCGCTTGAAAAAGCCGGAGGAGGTATTATTCTAACAGCAAGTCATAATCCGATTCAATGGAATGCGCTTAAGCTATTGAATGAAAAGGGAGAGTTCATTTCCGCAGCAGACGGGGCAGAAATACTAAGACTTGCGCACGAAGAGAAATTCAATTTCGCAGAAGTTTTAAAGTTGGGTTCCTGTACAAAGAATGACACGTATATTGATAAGCATATTGCTTTGGTGAAGAAATATCCGCTGGTAGATGTTAATGCTATTCGCAAGGCAAATTTTAAGATTGCTGTGGATGCAGTTAATTCTACAGGGGGAACGGTGATCCCAAAATTACTGGAGGCATTAGGTGTAAAGAGAATCAAGAAACTTTATTGTGATCCTACCGGGAACTTTCCTCACAATCCCGAACCATTACCAGAACACCTCACAGAGATCAGCAAGCTTGTAAAAAAAGAAAAGTGTGATCTTGGAATCGTAGTTGATCCAGATGTTGATCGTCTTGCATTTATTCAGGAAAATGGCAAAGCATTTGGTGAAGAATATACTCTTGTCGCTGTAGCGGATTATATTCTGTCAAAGAAAAAAGGAAATACAGTTTCCAATCTTTCCTCGACACGAGCCTTGAGAGATGTTACAGAAAAAGCAAAAGGTCGTTACACCGCAGCTGCCGTCGGAGAAGTAAATGTTGTGAATGCCATGAAGGAGACTAAATCAGTCATTGGTGGCGAGGGCAACGGTGGAATTATCGTTCCCGATTTTCACTACGGACGGGATGCCCTCATTGGAATTGCTTTATTTCTTTCCCATTTGGCAAAAAAAAAACTGAAAGCTTCGGCTTTGCGTGCCTCCTATCCTGCCTATTTTATTTCCAAGAACAAAATTGAACTAACGCCTGCTATTGATGTTGATCAGGTATTGAAAGACATTCAAAAGAAATATCAGCATGAAAAGATCAATACCATTGATGGCGTGAAAATTGATTTTGAGAATGAGAAAGAATGGGTACATCTGAGAAAATCCAATACAGAGCCCATCATTCGCATTTATGCTGAATCACAGGATTCCTCCAAAGCGGATGCACTTGCCAATAAAATCATAGGAGACATTAAGGCGATCATAAAATCGTAA
- the mazG gene encoding nucleoside triphosphate pyrophosphohydrolase, translating into MKKSLSAPDLTREIKLKAFDRLLTIMDELRENCPWDKKQTIETLRHLTVEEVYELSDAILEGDLKEVKKELGDVMLHLVFYSRIAAEAKAFDVADVLNAICDKLVERHPHVYGDVVANDEGTVKANWEKIKLKSGNKSVLEGVPKSLPALVKAIRIQDKARGIGFDWERKEQVWEKVEEEMGEFKKEFNTEKNEPIHHERAMAEFGDLLFSLVNYARFINIDPEEALERTNKKFIKRFQYLESESAKDGKKMGEMTLTEMDQYWNRAKNL; encoded by the coding sequence ATGAAAAAGTCGCTTTCTGCTCCCGATCTAACCCGTGAAATCAAGTTAAAAGCATTTGATCGCCTGCTCACCATCATGGATGAGCTCCGTGAAAATTGCCCCTGGGACAAGAAGCAAACTATCGAAACCCTTAGACATCTTACCGTTGAAGAAGTTTATGAATTATCAGACGCCATTCTTGAAGGTGATTTAAAAGAAGTGAAGAAAGAACTCGGAGATGTTATGCTTCATCTTGTCTTTTATTCACGCATCGCTGCGGAAGCAAAAGCATTTGATGTCGCCGATGTACTCAATGCTATTTGTGACAAGTTGGTAGAGCGTCATCCTCATGTTTATGGAGACGTAGTTGCCAATGATGAGGGAACAGTGAAGGCTAACTGGGAGAAAATAAAACTGAAATCGGGAAATAAATCTGTACTGGAAGGAGTGCCCAAATCGTTGCCCGCGTTAGTCAAAGCAATCCGGATTCAGGATAAGGCAAGGGGAATTGGCTTTGACTGGGAAAGAAAAGAACAGGTTTGGGAAAAGGTAGAGGAAGAGATGGGTGAATTCAAAAAAGAATTCAATACTGAAAAGAACGAGCCTATTCATCACGAGCGTGCTATGGCAGAGTTTGGTGATCTGCTGTTTTCGTTGGTGAACTATGCCCGCTTTATTAATATTGATCCGGAAGAAGCACTGGAGCGCACCAATAAAAAATTCATCAAACGCTTTCAGTATCTGGAATCAGAATCTGCTAAAGACGGAAAGAAGATGGGTGAGATGACGCTGACGGAAATGGATCAATATTGGAATCGGGCGAAGAACCTGTGA
- a CDS encoding arylesterase, which yields MKTILFFGDSLTAGYGLSDAKNDSFPGLIQRKITEASLSYEVVNAGISGDTSGGGLARLDYWLSRPIDVFILELGINDIMRGINPRITFQNLQAIIDKVKIKNPKVQIAVMGMELPPFVPGSLTLEFRQIFRKLSDANRLTLVPFFLDGVAGIQHLNLNDGLHPSAEGYKVIANKVWPVIKPLLV from the coding sequence ATGAAGACCATTCTATTTTTTGGTGACAGCCTGACGGCAGGATATGGATTAAGCGACGCCAAAAATGATTCATTTCCAGGACTGATTCAGAGGAAGATTACGGAAGCATCTTTGTCATATGAAGTAGTCAATGCCGGTATCAGCGGTGATACTTCGGGAGGTGGTCTTGCGCGACTTGATTACTGGTTGAGTCGTCCCATCGATGTATTTATTCTTGAGCTTGGCATCAATGATATCATGAGGGGCATCAATCCCCGAATCACCTTTCAGAATCTTCAGGCAATCATTGATAAAGTAAAAATCAAAAACCCGAAAGTACAGATCGCGGTGATGGGAATGGAATTACCTCCCTTTGTTCCTGGTTCTTTGACTTTGGAGTTCCGGCAGATTTTTCGCAAGCTGTCAGATGCGAACAGACTTACCTTGGTTCCATTTTTCCTGGATGGTGTTGCTGGTATTCAACATCTTAATCTCAACGATGGACTTCATCCGTCAGCGGAAGGTTATAAGGTCATTGCGAATAAAGTCTGGCCAGTTATCAAACCTTTGCTTGTATAA
- a CDS encoding PA2169 family four-helix-bundle protein produces the protein MSTEQKEHASEILNDLLKINNDRIEGYRKANKETEDEDLKNLFEEMEDESESIVNSLIKEIASLGGTPEAGSTTNPGKIYRVWMDVKATFNGKDRKGILNACEFGEDAAQSAYRTALKDEELPLGIRALIKSQQVELKLSHDSIKALRDSTN, from the coding sequence ATGAGCACTGAACAAAAAGAGCATGCTTCAGAAATTCTTAATGATCTTCTGAAGATCAATAATGACCGTATTGAAGGTTACAGGAAAGCAAACAAAGAAACAGAAGATGAGGATCTGAAGAATCTGTTTGAAGAAATGGAAGACGAGAGTGAATCCATTGTGAATTCTCTTATAAAAGAGATAGCATCTTTAGGTGGCACCCCGGAAGCAGGAAGCACTACCAATCCAGGAAAGATTTATCGCGTATGGATGGATGTGAAAGCAACTTTTAATGGAAAGGATCGCAAGGGCATTTTGAATGCCTGCGAATTCGGGGAAGACGCTGCACAAAGTGCGTACAGGACAGCATTGAAAGATGAAGAGCTTCCGTTAGGTATCCGCGCGTTGATCAAGAGCCAGCAAGTGGAACTTAAGTTGTCTCATGATTCTATCAAGGCATTAAGAGATAGCACCAACTAA
- a CDS encoding PaaI family thioesterase — protein sequence MNERTRTYSWQDPMESAKKGLQLSGMDYLMAMKNGELPPPPIMNTLDLNMGTLEFGKVSFVFQPQEFHYNPLGTVHGGVITTLLDSAMGCALHSTLPQGTGYTTLELKVNFLRPISIKSKKLTCSGKVINAGSKTALMEAQLIDDDGKVYAHGVSTCMLLSLGEK from the coding sequence ATGAACGAACGTACCCGAACCTATTCCTGGCAGGATCCGATGGAGAGCGCAAAGAAAGGCCTTCAGCTATCAGGCATGGATTACCTCATGGCTATGAAGAATGGTGAATTGCCTCCACCTCCCATTATGAATACGCTTGATCTCAACATGGGCACATTGGAGTTTGGAAAAGTCTCTTTCGTTTTTCAACCTCAGGAATTTCATTACAATCCATTGGGCACTGTTCATGGTGGAGTGATTACAACATTACTCGACTCAGCGATGGGTTGCGCGCTCCATTCAACATTGCCCCAAGGAACGGGTTATACAACACTGGAGTTAAAAGTCAATTTCCTCAGACCCATTTCGATCAAATCAAAAAAACTGACATGTTCAGGCAAAGTTATCAATGCAGGAAGCAAAACAGCTTTAATGGAAGCTCAACTGATTGATGATGATGGAAAAGTTTATGCTCATGGTGTAAGCACATGTATGTTATTGTCACTTGGAGAAAAATAG
- a CDS encoding alpha/beta hydrolase: MKKILARLVGFYFNILVLFAPKTAGKRAFLLFSSPQRPILKSNHLEFFNTAHQFTFEFNGHNIQCYKWGTGSKVLVFIHGWQSHTFRWKNYIEAFSKEEFTIYAMDAPGQGLSGGKHCNIPLFSHAIEKFLTQIPPVHTLISHSLGSISVLYAFYRVPDLSVKQLIITGTPGEGADYVRYYEKMLGVSKRTSKAIRDAFVTYTGHLPEFFSSLRFAKAVTIPMLSIHDEGDAETPYHYAAAVHKALPHSKLITTTGFGHNLRSPEVVKYVFDFVMHNETEKAVGKTIEINSL, encoded by the coding sequence ATGAAAAAAATACTTGCACGACTGGTTGGCTTTTACTTCAACATCCTTGTCCTGTTTGCACCCAAGACGGCAGGCAAGAGAGCATTCCTTCTTTTCTCATCACCACAGCGGCCAATACTGAAAAGCAATCATCTTGAATTCTTCAATACAGCACATCAATTCACCTTTGAATTCAACGGTCATAATATTCAATGCTATAAATGGGGAACGGGCAGCAAAGTATTGGTCTTCATTCACGGATGGCAGAGTCATACTTTCAGATGGAAGAATTACATAGAAGCATTCTCAAAAGAAGAATTTACCATCTACGCCATGGATGCTCCAGGCCAGGGACTTTCAGGCGGGAAGCATTGCAACATTCCACTCTTCAGTCACGCCATAGAAAAATTTCTAACACAGATACCTCCCGTTCACACACTTATAAGTCACTCTCTTGGTAGCATATCGGTTCTTTATGCTTTTTATAGAGTTCCTGATCTTTCGGTAAAGCAATTGATCATCACCGGAACACCAGGAGAAGGGGCAGATTATGTCAGGTATTATGAAAAGATGCTTGGGGTTTCGAAAAGAACATCAAAGGCTATTCGTGACGCATTTGTAACCTATACTGGTCATCTACCAGAGTTCTTCTCCTCGTTGCGATTTGCAAAGGCAGTTACCATCCCGATGCTTTCAATTCATGATGAGGGTGATGCAGAAACTCCATATCACTATGCTGCGGCGGTTCACAAGGCCCTGCCCCATTCAAAACTGATTACCACAACTGGTTTTGGTCATAACCTGCGATCCCCCGAAGTTGTGAAATATGTTTTTGATTTTGTGATGCACAATGAAACTGAAAAAGCTGTTGGTAAGACAATAGAAATCAATTCACTTTAA
- a CDS encoding TetR/AcrR family transcriptional regulator → MRQPEATKATILKRSGELFNTHGYKATSISDITTATGLTKGAIYRHFKNKDHLEKEALMNLSQVMFEQIRKRIKDQPTASLKLKSLFGYFETYISKPPVKGGCPLLNVSTEVDDAHPILRKQAIVILDILRDAIIKILENGMRYKQLKFNLQKEYYASIIIAMLEGAIMMSKLRGNNNDIKMTIRHLEKLVDELEA, encoded by the coding sequence ATGCGTCAACCGGAAGCCACAAAAGCAACAATCTTAAAACGTTCAGGCGAGCTGTTCAATACGCATGGATACAAGGCTACATCTATCAGTGATATCACCACGGCTACCGGATTAACAAAAGGCGCGATCTATCGCCACTTCAAAAACAAAGATCATCTTGAAAAAGAGGCATTGATGAATCTTTCACAGGTGATGTTTGAACAAATCCGCAAAAGAATTAAAGATCAACCGACAGCTTCCTTAAAATTAAAATCTCTCTTCGGATATTTTGAAACTTACATCAGCAAACCTCCGGTTAAAGGCGGATGCCCTCTGCTGAATGTTTCTACAGAAGTAGATGATGCTCATCCTATCTTAAGAAAACAGGCAATCGTTATCCTTGACATTCTCCGCGATGCGATCATTAAAATTCTGGAGAATGGAATGCGGTACAAGCAATTAAAATTCAATCTTCAGAAAGAATATTATGCTTCCATTATTATCGCGATGCTCGAAGGTGCGATCATGATGAGCAAACTTCGTGGGAACAACAATGATATTAAAATGACCATCCGTCATCTGGAAAAACTGGTGGATGAACTGGAGGCTTAA
- a CDS encoding SDR family oxidoreductase, translating to MSQKPFQNKVAIVTGAGQGIGLEICRQLARQGAHVVLNDIEKSLAEEGAKSILSEKGSCIAFAGDAADISFIQEMVNQAIAHFGKLDIVIANAGITLFGDFFEYKPEDFYNVLRVNLGGSFFLAQVASNQMKLQGHGGSILFMSSVTGHQAHKNLSAYGMSKAALEMLAKTLVIELSPFRITVNAVAPGATMTERTSHDPDYQNTWSTLTPLGKPASPEDIANAALFLVSPQASHITGQALIIDGGWTSVSPSPY from the coding sequence GTGTCTCAAAAACCATTTCAAAATAAAGTAGCCATCGTCACTGGTGCAGGTCAGGGAATCGGATTAGAGATTTGTCGTCAGCTGGCGCGACAGGGTGCCCATGTAGTACTCAATGACATTGAAAAGTCTTTGGCTGAAGAAGGAGCCAAGTCCATTCTCTCAGAAAAAGGAAGCTGCATTGCTTTCGCTGGAGATGCTGCTGATATTTCTTTTATTCAGGAAATGGTAAATCAAGCCATTGCTCATTTTGGTAAACTCGATATTGTAATTGCCAACGCTGGTATTACTCTTTTTGGGGATTTCTTTGAATACAAGCCAGAAGATTTTTACAATGTTCTTCGCGTCAATCTAGGTGGAAGTTTCTTTTTGGCCCAAGTGGCTTCCAATCAAATGAAACTTCAGGGTCATGGGGGAAGTATCCTATTTATGTCATCGGTCACAGGACATCAGGCTCATAAAAATCTTTCAGCTTACGGAATGAGCAAGGCCGCTCTGGAAATGCTCGCCAAGACTTTAGTGATTGAATTATCTCCTTTCAGGATTACTGTCAATGCGGTTGCTCCAGGAGCTACCATGACGGAACGAACCAGTCATGATCCGGATTATCAGAATACATGGTCCACACTAACTCCTTTGGGAAAACCGGCTTCTCCTGAAGATATCGCAAACGCAGCGCTGTTTCTGGTTTCACCCCAAGCCTCCCACATCACTGGGCAGGCTTTGATCATCGATGGCGGCTGGACAAGCGTAAGCCCTTCTCCTTATTGA
- a CDS encoding MarR family transcriptional regulator produces MSIEQDIKQEKFESEHHKGMVNILFTSSWLHNINSVRLKAHDITPEQFNVLRILRGSHPTALMLAEITCRMIDKSSNATRLVEKLRQKGLVKREICEDNRRQVDIMITPKGLEALSKIDKESDSVTAIMKKVTKAEVQELNRILDKLRA; encoded by the coding sequence ATGTCAATCGAGCAGGATATAAAGCAGGAAAAATTTGAAAGTGAGCACCACAAGGGAATGGTGAATATATTGTTCACCAGCAGCTGGCTTCATAATATCAATTCCGTCCGTCTCAAGGCTCATGATATTACTCCTGAGCAATTCAATGTGCTGCGAATTCTTCGGGGCAGTCATCCCACAGCATTAATGCTGGCGGAGATAACCTGCCGAATGATTGATAAAAGCAGTAACGCCACACGACTTGTTGAAAAACTTCGGCAGAAGGGTCTTGTGAAAAGGGAGATCTGTGAAGATAACCGCCGCCAGGTGGATATCATGATAACCCCCAAGGGCCTGGAGGCTCTTTCAAAAATTGATAAAGAATCTGATTCTGTTACTGCGATCATGAAAAAGGTCACAAAAGCAGAGGTCCAGGAATTGAACCGGATTCTGGACAAGCTCCGCGCTTAA
- a CDS encoding pirin family protein, with protein sequence MKTTLHKADTRGHANHGWLNSYHSFSFAGYNNPDRVHFGMLRVLNDDIVTGGMGFGRHPHDNMEIISIPLRGSLEHGDNTGGHGIIKSGEVQIMSAGSGIAHSEKNASSNEDVNFLQIWVFPKERNITPRYDQKEFKPEDRINKLQVVVSPKKDENALWINQDAWFNLGDLKKGHTTEYTINQKGNGVYVFVVDGDVTINGQSLNKRDGLGIWDTDKLSIAADSDAEVLLIEVPMN encoded by the coding sequence ATGAAAACAACATTGCATAAAGCCGACACAAGAGGCCATGCCAACCATGGCTGGCTCAACTCATATCATTCATTCAGCTTTGCGGGATATAACAATCCTGACCGGGTTCACTTTGGAATGCTAAGAGTTTTAAATGATGATATCGTAACGGGAGGAATGGGCTTTGGCCGTCATCCACATGATAACATGGAAATTATTTCTATTCCGCTCCGGGGTTCGCTTGAGCACGGAGACAATACGGGTGGTCATGGCATTATTAAGTCAGGAGAGGTCCAGATCATGAGTGCTGGGTCCGGAATTGCTCACAGTGAAAAAAATGCTTCCTCAAATGAAGATGTTAATTTTCTTCAGATTTGGGTGTTCCCAAAGGAAAGAAACATTACACCACGATATGATCAAAAGGAATTCAAACCAGAGGATCGTATCAATAAACTTCAGGTAGTGGTTTCGCCAAAGAAAGATGAGAATGCTCTTTGGATCAATCAGGATGCATGGTTTAATCTGGGTGATCTAAAAAAGGGACATACGACGGAGTACACAATAAATCAAAAAGGAAACGGCGTTTACGTTTTTGTTGTAGACGGAGATGTGACTATCAATGGACAATCTTTGAATAAAAGAGATGGTCTGGGAATCTGGGACACCGATAAACTTTCAATTGCTGCTGATAGCGATGCCGAAGTCTTATTAATAGAAGTTCCAATGAATTAA
- a CDS encoding pirin family protein, with product MKNRTVSSLLYGHKVDMGGMPIRQPLPSQRVEQIDPFLLLHHADIKVPKHLDPDHAGVGPHPHRGFSPVTFIFKGGVHHRDSRGNDSVVYEGGAQWMNAGMGVIHSERPPHDIEELGGRQEIIQLWINTPSEHKMDQPVYHPLSKEEAPGVVSEDGKVSVKLFSGELLGLKGPIPSHTEVNAATLTFKKGGKISIPLPVHHNALIYLLDGKLTIDGFGLVEELNAAHFKNDGEGVTLEGLEDTRILLLSGAPLNEEVVSYGPFVMNTQTEIMEAMRDYQKGKMGVLIEE from the coding sequence ATGAAAAACAGGACAGTATCTTCTTTATTATACGGACACAAAGTCGACATGGGTGGAATGCCGATCCGTCAGCCATTGCCTTCACAAAGAGTCGAGCAGATTGATCCGTTCCTCTTGTTGCATCATGCAGACATAAAGGTACCTAAGCATTTGGATCCGGATCATGCAGGCGTGGGGCCTCATCCTCATCGTGGATTTTCACCCGTGACCTTTATCTTCAAAGGTGGCGTTCACCATCGTGATAGTCGTGGTAATGATAGTGTGGTTTATGAAGGTGGTGCACAATGGATGAACGCAGGCATGGGTGTTATTCATAGCGAACGTCCACCACATGATATTGAAGAATTGGGTGGAAGGCAGGAGATCATTCAACTTTGGATTAATACTCCATCAGAGCATAAGATGGATCAACCTGTTTACCATCCTCTTAGCAAAGAAGAAGCTCCTGGCGTGGTGAGTGAAGATGGAAAGGTGAGTGTAAAACTTTTTTCAGGAGAACTCCTTGGATTAAAGGGACCAATTCCTTCACATACAGAAGTGAATGCCGCAACGTTGACTTTCAAAAAGGGTGGTAAAATTTCAATACCATTGCCAGTGCATCATAATGCCCTCATTTATTTACTGGATGGAAAGCTTACAATCGATGGCTTTGGTCTGGTAGAAGAATTGAATGCTGCTCATTTTAAGAATGATGGCGAAGGCGTTACTCTTGAAGGATTGGAAGATACCCGTATTCTATTGTTGAGTGGCGCACCTTTAAACGAAGAAGTTGTTTCATACGGACCGTTTGTTATGAATACACAGACGGAGATCATGGAAGCCATGAGAGATTACCAGAAAGGAAAGATGGGAGTCTTAATAGAAGAATAA
- a CDS encoding (4Fe-4S)-binding protein, which produces MKDITKEYGNGEVTIVWKPLLCIHSAVCVKGLGEVFHPRELPWITPEKATSEKIVEQVKKCPSGALTYF; this is translated from the coding sequence ATGAAAGATATCACTAAGGAATATGGAAATGGTGAGGTAACGATCGTCTGGAAACCTTTGTTATGCATACACTCTGCTGTGTGCGTTAAAGGACTTGGGGAGGTCTTTCATCCCAGAGAATTACCATGGATTACCCCTGAGAAAGCGACCTCGGAAAAAATTGTGGAGCAGGTAAAAAAATGCCCTTCTGGGGCCCTGACTTACTTTTGA
- a CDS encoding pentapeptide repeat-containing protein, with the protein MQESFTEETFEKKNFTTDSFIKGEYENCIFKNCDFSNSDLSEVIFIECEFIECNLSLATLTKTAFRDIKFNGCKMLGLHFEHCNSFGLSFGFEKCTLNHTSFYQVKLKKTHFKETQLQEVDFTQCDLTSSLFDNCDLRDAKFENTIIEKADLRSSFNYSIDPESNYIKKARFSLHQVYGLLAKYDIDIEE; encoded by the coding sequence ATGCAGGAATCATTCACAGAGGAAACATTTGAGAAAAAGAACTTTACAACAGATTCCTTCATAAAAGGTGAGTATGAAAACTGCATTTTTAAAAACTGTGATTTTTCAAACTCAGATCTCTCGGAGGTAATTTTCATAGAATGTGAATTCATAGAATGCAATCTCAGTTTGGCAACCCTGACGAAGACTGCTTTTCGCGATATAAAGTTCAATGGATGTAAGATGCTTGGACTTCATTTTGAGCATTGCAATTCCTTTGGGCTGTCGTTTGGATTTGAGAAATGTACACTCAACCACACCTCATTCTATCAGGTAAAACTGAAGAAGACACATTTCAAGGAGACTCAACTACAGGAGGTAGATTTTACTCAATGCGATCTGACATCTTCTTTATTCGATAATTGTGACCTGAGGGACGCAAAGTTTGAAAATACAATTATTGAAAAAGCTGATCTCAGAAGTTCGTTCAATTATTCCATTGACCCCGAAAGTAATTATATCAAAAAGGCCAGATTCTCCCTGCATCAGGTATATGGACTTTTAGCAAAGTATGATATCGATATTGAAGAGTAG